One genomic segment of Streptosporangiales bacterium includes these proteins:
- the sufS gene encoding SufS family cysteine desulfurase — MTTGDRPHQRYDVDVVRKDFPILDRTVHDGRRLVYLDSANTSQKPRTVLDAMEEFLGRHNANIHRATHALGEEATEAYEGARLKVARFVGSADETEIVFTKNISEAINLVAYSMGNASATAGSDPRFRLGPGDEIVITEMEHHSNIVPWQLLCERTGATLRWFGVTDDGRLDLSQIDDVLTERTKLLAVAHQSNMLGTINPIKELTRRAHEVGALVLVDAAQSVPHWPVDVRELGVDFLGFTAHKACGPTGIGVLWARRELLDAMPPFLGGGEMIETVAMDRSTFAPPPHKFEAGTMPIAEAVGLGAAVDYLSELGRDAVHAHDQDLTTYALDQLAAVDGLRLLGPQQPVDRGPVLSFVFGDVHPHDVSQVLDAEGVAVRAGHHCARPLHRRFGITASTRASLYLYNTRAEVDALVTGLAAVKRYFG, encoded by the coding sequence GTGACAACAGGTGACCGACCCCACCAGCGGTACGACGTCGACGTGGTGCGCAAGGACTTCCCGATCCTCGACCGCACCGTGCACGACGGCCGGCGGCTGGTGTACCTCGACAGCGCGAACACGTCGCAGAAGCCGCGCACGGTGCTCGACGCGATGGAGGAGTTCCTCGGCAGGCACAACGCCAACATCCACCGGGCGACGCACGCGCTCGGCGAGGAGGCCACCGAGGCGTACGAGGGTGCCAGGCTGAAGGTTGCGCGGTTCGTCGGCTCGGCGGACGAGACGGAGATCGTCTTCACGAAGAACATCTCCGAGGCCATCAACCTGGTGGCGTACTCGATGGGCAACGCGTCGGCGACGGCGGGCAGCGACCCGCGCTTCCGGCTCGGGCCCGGCGACGAGATCGTCATCACCGAGATGGAGCACCACTCGAACATCGTGCCGTGGCAGCTGCTGTGCGAGCGCACCGGCGCGACGCTGCGCTGGTTCGGGGTGACCGACGACGGGCGGCTGGACCTCTCGCAGATCGACGACGTGCTGACCGAGCGCACCAAGCTGCTCGCGGTGGCGCACCAGTCGAACATGCTCGGCACCATCAACCCGATCAAGGAGCTGACTCGGCGGGCCCACGAGGTGGGCGCGCTGGTGCTGGTCGACGCCGCGCAGTCGGTGCCGCACTGGCCGGTCGACGTCCGCGAGCTCGGCGTCGACTTCCTCGGCTTCACCGCGCACAAGGCGTGCGGTCCCACCGGGATCGGCGTGCTGTGGGCCCGGCGGGAGCTGCTCGATGCGATGCCGCCGTTCCTGGGGGGCGGCGAGATGATCGAGACGGTGGCCATGGACCGGTCCACGTTCGCGCCGCCGCCGCACAAGTTCGAGGCCGGCACCATGCCGATCGCGGAGGCGGTCGGGCTCGGCGCGGCGGTCGACTACCTCTCCGAGCTCGGCCGCGACGCCGTGCACGCGCACGACCAGGACCTGACGACGTACGCGCTCGACCAGCTCGCCGCGGTCGACGGGCTGCGGCTGCTCGGCCCGCAGCAGCCGGTCGACCGTGGTCCGGTGCTGTCGTTCGTGTTCGGCGACGTGCACCCGCACGACGTCAGCCAGGTGCTCGACGCGGAGGGCGTCGCCGTACGGGCGGGTCACCACTGCGCGCGGCCGCTGCACCGCAGGTTCGGAATAACCGCGAGCACCCGTGCGTCGCTCTACTTGTACAACACGCGCGCCGAGGTGGACGCGCTCGTCACAGGACTGGC